The proteins below are encoded in one region of Helianthus annuus cultivar XRQ/B chromosome 2, HanXRQr2.0-SUNRISE, whole genome shotgun sequence:
- the LOC110927033 gene encoding ABC transporter F family member 1, producing MVSDASKKKALQKKAAAAAKRGGKAAAAATSAKAAAVGTMNGSSSSDNLSNGMGNLTISDRTCTGVLCSHPLSRDIRIESLSLTFHGHDLLVDTELELNYGRRYGLLGLNGCGKSTLLTSIGMRELPIPEHMDIFHLTREIEASDMSSLEAVMNCDEERLKLEAEAERLVGQDDGGGEALERVYERLDAMDASTAEKRAAEILNGLGFNKMMQAKKTRDFSGGWRMRIALARALFMNPTILLLDEPTNHLDLEACVWLEETLKKFERILVVVSHSQDFLNGVCTNIIHMQSKKLKMYTGNFDQYVQTRSELEENQMKQYKWEQDQIANMKEYIARFGHGSAKLARQAQSKEKTLAKMERGGLTEKVARDKVLVFRFVDVGKLPPPVLQFVEVTFGYTPDNLIYKNLDFGVDLDSRVALVGPNGAGKSTLLKLMTGELVPLDGMVRRHNHLRIAQYHQHLAEKLDLEMSALAYMMKEYPGNEEEKMRAAIGRFGLTGKAQVMPMKNLSDGQKSRVIFAWLAYRQPQMLLLDEPTNHLDIETIDSLAEALNEWDGGMVLVSHDFRLINQVANEIWVCENQTITRWEGDIMGFKEHLRNKAGL from the exons ATGGTGTCGGATGCGAGCAAGAAGAAGGCTCTGCAGAAAAAGGCGGCTGCAGCCGCCAAACGAGGCGGTAAGGCGGCGGCCGCTGCGACGTCGGCTAAAGCGGCGGCGGTTGGTACGATGAATGGTAGTTCTAGTTCGGATAATTTGTCGAATGGGATGGGGAATCTTACGATATCGGATCGTACGTGTACTGGTGTTCTTTGTTCTCATCCGTTATCTAGAGATATTCGG ATAGAATCCCTGTCACTTACTTTCCACGGGCATGATCTTCTTGTTGATACAGAGCTCGAGCTTAATTACGGGAG ACGTTACGGTTTGCTTGGGTTAAACGGCTGTGGGAAATCAACTCTTCTTACTTCAATCGGAATGCGAGAACTCCCGATCCCCGAACACATGGACATATTCCATCTCACCCGAGAGATCGAAGCTTCTGACATGTCATCACTCGAGGCCGTGATGAATTGTGACGAAGAAAGGCTGAAATTGGAAGCCGAAGCCGAACGCTTAGTTGGACAG GATGATGGTGGCGGTGAAGCACTTGAACGCGTCTACGAACGTTTGGATGCTATGGATGCATCCACAGCAGAAAAACGTGCAGCCGAGATTTTGAACGGTTTAGGTTTCAACAAAATGATGCAAGCAAAGAAAACTCGCGATTTTTCTGGTGGTTGGAGGATGAGAATTGCTTTGGCCCGTGCGTTGTTTATGAACCCAACCATTTTGCTGCTAGATGAACCCACAAATCATCTTG ATCTTGAAGCGTGTGTGTGGCTGGAAGAAACTTTAAAGAAGTTTGAACGGATTCTTGTTGTCGTCTCGCACTCTCAAGATTTCTTAAACGGTGTATGCACAAACATAATACACATGCAAAGTAAGAAACTGAAGATGTATACCGGTAACTTCgaccaatatgttcaaacccgtTCGGAACTCGAAGAGAATCAGATGAAACAGTACAAATGGGAGCAGGACCAGATCGCTAACATGAAGGAATACATAGCACGGTTCGGACACGGGTCCGCTAAGCTCGCTAGACAGGCTCAGAGCAAGGAGAAAACCCTAGCGAAAATGGAACGTGGTGGGTTAACCGAAAAGGTTGCGCGCGACAAGGTTCTCGTTTTCCGGTTTGTGGACGTGGGCAAGCTTCCGCCGCCTGTGCTTCAGTTCGTAGAGGTTACGTTCGGTTACACACCCGATAACCTTATATACAAGAATCTTGACTTTGGTGTTGATCTCGATTCGCGTGTGGCGTTGGTCGGGCCTAACGGAGCGGGTAAGAGTACGCTTTTGAAGCTGATGACGGGGGAGTTGGTTCCTCTTGACGGAATGGTGAGGCGGCACAACCACTTGCGGATCGCGCAATACCACCAACACTTGGCGGAAAAGCTCGATCTCGAAATGTCGGCTTTGGCGTACATGATGAAAGAGTACCCGGGAAACGAAGAGGAAAAGATGCGGGCCGCGATCGGGAGATTCGGATTAACCGGGAAAGCCCAAGTGATGCCGATGAAGAACTTATCCGACGGTCAAAAGAGCCGAGTGATCTTCGCATGGTTGGCTTATCGACAACCGCAGATGCTGCTTTTGGATGAGCCGACTAACCACTTGGATATCGAGACGATTGATTCATTAGCCGAGGCGTTAAACGAATGGGACGGTGGAATGGTGCTCGTTAGCCACGACTTCCGGCTCATTAACCAGGTGGCGAACGAGATATGGGTATGTGAAAATCAAACCATAACGCGGTGGGAAGGTGACATCATGGGGTTCAAAGAACATTTAAGGAATAAGGCTGGTCTTTAG
- the LOC110907553 gene encoding zinc finger MYM-type protein 1-like, giving the protein MDENMKKLTKEEIVANYYRLLGSVMSARFCLENSLPFRGHDESEESNSQGMFLSVLNLISTTHPEIGKYTLGNAKKNNKLTSPKIQKEIIECFSKEVTKSICTEIKDDVFGLLVDESSDVSLKEQMAVVVRFVDKLGAVRESFIGIVHVKDTASTTLKQAIDDLLASNQLSIKQVRGQGYDGASNIRGEFNGLKALILKDNPSAHYIHCFVHELQLVIVAVAKKHTGVKTFYEFLSMVVTTVSASCKRKDMLREEKKARVEKEILEGEIKTGKGLNQEVSLARAGDTRWGSHHRTIISLLRLFPEVVTVLQYVKEDGDCSQQRTNAKGILSYFKKLEFVFYMHLMGDILSYTNALSKHLQQKGKDLLEAANLINGKKRALNALRQNGFEPMLEKVTSFCKKYDITMLDMTESYGNPRNRKNVITNRHHFEVDIFNGVLDMQIQELGNRFSEVTTSLIKKYVGFKSF; this is encoded by the exons ATGGATGAGAATATGAAGAAGTTAACTAAAGAAGAAATTGTTGCAAATTATTATAGATTACTTGGTTCTGTTATGAGTGCTAGATTTTGTTTAGAAAACTCTTTACCCTTTCGTGGCCATGATGAGTCGGAAGAATCTAATTCTCAAGGTATGTTTCTTTCGGTGTTAAACTTGATTAGTACTACCCACCCGGAAATTGGAAAGTACACATTAGGGAACGCAAAAAAGAACAATAAATTGACATCGCCAAAGATACAAAAGGAGATTATTGAATGCTTTTCAAAGGAAGTAACAAAAAGCATTTGTACAGAAATTAAAGATGACGTGTTTGGGTTGTTAGTAGATGAATCTAGTGATGTTTCTTTAAAGGAGCAAATGGCTGTAGTCGTTAGATTTGTTGATAAACTTGGTGCTGTTAGAGAGAGTTTTATCGGAATTGTTCATGTGAAAGATACGGCTTCTACAACTCTTAAACAAGCCATTGATGATTTATTAGCAAGCAACCAGTTGAGCATAAAACAA gtGAGAGGCCAAGGTTATGATGGTGCAAGCAATATCCGGGGGGAATTTAATGGGTTAAAAGCGTTGATTTTGAAGGATAACCCGTCTGCACATTACATCCATTGTTTTGTTCATGAACTTCAGTTGGTTATAGTCGCTGTTGCAAAAAAACATACTGGTGTGAAAACTTTCTATGAATTCCTTTCCATGGTTGTCACTACGGTTTCAGCTTCTTGCAAACGAAAAGATATGTTAAGGGAGGAAAAAAAGGCGAGAGTGGAAAAAGAGATACTTGAAGGTGAAATTAAAACGGGTAAAGGATTAAACCAAGAGGTTTCCCTAGCACGAGCCGGTGATACGCGATGGGGTTCACATCATAGAACCATCATCAGTTTGCTTAGATTGTTTCCGGAAGTTGTTACCGTACTTCAATACGTTAAAGAAGATGGAGATTGCAGTCAACAACGGACAAATGCAAAAGGTATTCTATCCTATTTTAAAAAACTCGAGTTTGTTTTTTATATGCATTTGATGGGAGATATATTAAGTTACACAAATGCTCTTTCAAAACACCTTCAACAAAAAGGTAAAGATTTATTAGAAGCGGCCAACTTGATAAATGGTAAAAAACGAGCATTAAATGCCTTAAGACAAAATGGGTTTGAGCCGATGTTGGAAAAAGTGACTTCCTTTTGTAAAAAATATGACATTACAATGTTAGACATGACGGAAAGTTATGGTAATCCAAGAAACCGAAAGAATGTCATTACAAATCGACATCATTTTGAAGTAGACATTTTTAATGGGGTTTTGGACATGCAAATTCAAGAATTAGGAAATCGATTTAGTGAGGTAACAACTAGTTTGATAAAAAAATATGTCGGGTTTAAATCCTTCTAA